A portion of the Eubacterium maltosivorans genome contains these proteins:
- a CDS encoding serine hydrolase domain-containing protein, whose amino-acid sequence MTLIRKFMEDVEKNDFFIIGAQIRKDNVVVDEWTRFSAKPRFETYSVAKTYVGVAAGIALEEGLITMDECVANSFPEANFDVTNENALSITVRDLLTMTSGLSETMIWRDGYERKHEQDWVRYFYTRGKFDNKPGTTFLYNNVNPYILGCLIEKKSGQNIREYLRYRLFEPIGINNVEWTSCPKGHTIAANALQINIDEMGQFGQLLANGGEYNGKRIVSEKYVREMMTPFGLDTGEFIPSDPPVGAGYGYQMWIDSVNDAAYMWGIFGQYCVVLPKKNAVVSVISLEKTDGGSNGAYETSPLRKVIWDDLVSQI is encoded by the coding sequence ATGACATTAATTAGAAAATTTATGGAAGATGTAGAAAAAAATGATTTTTTTATCATCGGAGCTCAGATTCGAAAAGATAATGTAGTTGTAGATGAGTGGACACGTTTTTCTGCCAAGCCAAGATTCGAAACCTATTCAGTGGCCAAGACATATGTGGGTGTTGCTGCTGGAATTGCCCTTGAAGAAGGTTTGATTACGATGGATGAGTGTGTAGCAAACAGCTTTCCGGAAGCTAATTTTGACGTCACTAATGAAAATGCGCTCAGCATCACGGTGCGCGATCTGCTTACCATGACTTCGGGCCTCAGCGAAACAATGATTTGGCGTGACGGTTATGAAAGAAAACATGAACAGGATTGGGTTCGCTATTTTTACACCCGGGGTAAATTTGATAACAAACCGGGAACAACATTTCTGTACAATAATGTTAACCCGTATATTTTAGGCTGTCTGATAGAGAAAAAAAGCGGGCAAAACATACGTGAATATCTGCGGTACCGTTTGTTTGAACCGATTGGCATCAATAATGTAGAATGGACGAGCTGCCCAAAGGGACACACAATCGCCGCGAACGCGCTGCAAATCAATATTGACGAGATGGGACAATTTGGCCAGCTTTTAGCTAATGGTGGCGAATACAATGGCAAACGCATTGTGTCCGAAAAATATGTTAGGGAAATGATGACACCGTTCGGCCTGGATACAGGCGAGTTTATTCCATCTGATCCTCCGGTGGGCGCAGGTTATGGTTACCAGATGTGGATAGACAGTGTAAACGATGCTGCCTATATGTGGGGGATATTCGGGCAATATTGTGTCGTTTTGCCGAAAAAAAACGCTGTTGTATCCGTTATTTCATTGGAAAAAACAGATGGCGGATCCAACGGCGCTTATGAAACCTCTCCGCTGCGTAAAGTTATTTGGGATGATTTGGTTTCGCAGATTTAA
- a CDS encoding FadR/GntR family transcriptional regulator codes for MVKKDLKIRKMSAPDLVCEEIKSSILRGVWEENEKIPSEGELAELFGVNRFTVRMALQKLNTLGILETRVGDGSYVCSFDFDKHMQSISELYMTNELLEDVAEFRSIIEVECFRLAVLRATEEDLELLKECCENFERDITDYVNASEDSKNRGVLFQKFNDSDVELHSQISSMSHNDLLSYSFSIAKEPIREHMMTIGHERVKNLKPGDAIYSAEDHWKLYYTIRDKDFEAGREVLLNMINRTSS; via the coding sequence ATGGTTAAAAAGGATTTAAAAATCAGAAAAATGTCCGCGCCGGATCTGGTGTGTGAGGAAATAAAGTCTTCTATATTAAGAGGTGTTTGGGAGGAAAATGAAAAGATTCCTTCTGAGGGAGAATTAGCAGAGTTATTTGGCGTCAATCGCTTTACAGTGCGCATGGCGCTGCAAAAATTAAATACTCTGGGAATCCTGGAAACCCGCGTAGGCGATGGCTCCTATGTTTGCTCTTTTGATTTTGACAAGCATATGCAGTCTATTTCTGAATTATATATGACAAATGAATTACTTGAGGATGTTGCTGAATTTCGTTCAATTATCGAAGTAGAGTGTTTTCGGTTGGCAGTTCTTCGCGCAACAGAAGAAGATTTAGAATTATTGAAGGAATGCTGTGAAAACTTTGAGCGTGATATTACCGATTACGTCAACGCCTCTGAGGATTCAAAAAACCGGGGTGTTCTGTTCCAAAAGTTTAATGACAGCGATGTGGAACTCCATTCTCAGATTAGTTCCATGTCCCATAATGATCTGCTGAGTTATTCTTTTTCAATCGCTAAGGAGCCAATTCGGGAACATATGATGACGATCGGCCACGAAAGGGTGAAAAATTTAAAACCTGGTGACGCCATCTACAGCGCAGAGGATCACTGGAAATTATACTATACTATCCGCGACAAAGATTTCGAAGCAGGACGCGAAGTGCTTCTTAATATGATAAACCGAACATCTTCTTAA
- a CDS encoding proline racemase family protein, producing MNFKRIINCVETHDGEPMRVVTGGVGNIPGDSVYEMAEYLRLHDDSLRKFLLREPRGYPPLCCNILVPPRHPDAAAGFIIMEQVEYPMMSGGNTISVATVLLETGIIPMQEPYTEFNLEAPAGLIGIKAKCENGKVTEVTFRNVPAFALYTDAEIEVPHIGHGVSKVKVDVAWGGMFYAMADVRQFPWIELTPDMGREITRVSSLVLKAAQEQLPVAHPDYPGVGITISQLFGPTDDPRADIKNAVTVASGEVDFNNPATWIGALDRCPCGTGTCARMAAMYAKGELQLHETFRHQGLLEVVYKGQLVEETEIGGYRAVVPTIAGESWIYGFNNLVLDATDPFTEGFTMGDIWA from the coding sequence ATGAATTTTAAGCGAATCATTAACTGTGTTGAGACACACGATGGGGAGCCCATGCGTGTTGTAACTGGTGGCGTTGGCAATATTCCAGGTGACAGTGTATACGAAATGGCAGAATATTTAAGGCTGCACGATGACAGTCTTCGCAAGTTTCTGCTTCGTGAGCCAAGAGGATATCCCCCGCTCTGCTGTAATATTTTGGTTCCGCCCAGGCATCCGGATGCGGCGGCAGGCTTTATTATTATGGAGCAGGTTGAGTACCCCATGATGTCGGGAGGCAACACGATTTCTGTGGCTACGGTTTTGTTGGAGACCGGTATTATTCCCATGCAGGAGCCATACACCGAATTTAATCTGGAAGCTCCGGCGGGTTTAATCGGTATTAAAGCAAAATGTGAAAATGGCAAGGTAACAGAAGTAACTTTCAGGAATGTCCCGGCTTTTGCCTTGTACACTGATGCCGAAATCGAGGTCCCGCATATTGGACATGGAGTGAGTAAGGTTAAAGTGGATGTGGCATGGGGAGGAATGTTCTACGCGATGGCAGATGTCCGACAGTTTCCATGGATTGAGCTGACGCCTGATATGGGAAGAGAGATTACACGGGTATCCTCACTTGTTTTAAAAGCTGCGCAGGAGCAGCTTCCAGTTGCCCATCCCGATTATCCAGGGGTTGGCATTACAATCTCACAGCTGTTTGGACCGACAGATGACCCCAGGGCCGATATTAAGAATGCGGTTACTGTGGCAAGCGGCGAGGTGGATTTTAATAATCCGGCAACATGGATCGGCGCTCTGGATCGATGTCCATGCGGAACAGGCACTTGCGCAAGAATGGCCGCAATGTATGCAAAGGGGGAACTTCAGTTGCATGAAACGTTCAGGCATCAGGGCCTTCTGGAGGTGGTCTATAAGGGACAGCTGGTTGAAGAAACAGAAATTGGCGGTTATAGGGCAGTGGTCCCGACGATAGCGGGAGAATCCTGGATTTACGGTTTTAATAACCTTGTATTAGACGCAACAGATCCTTTTACAGAAGGGTTTACAATGGGGGATATCTGGGCTTGA
- a CDS encoding ornithine cyclodeaminase family protein — MKIVSEEQVKKVMDMKLVLMAIKEAYADCEAGSVYAGNRIFMPVRGEKNVGQWLAASYPGEGYFGSKFSSVFPENVKIGLPSTISKISLYSSETGEQQALIDANYLTAIKTGGSAAIATDLMAKKDAAKLGVIGTGLQAFSQVLAIQEVREISAVYVYDLDASRMGPFIKMLEEIKNRPYPIIPSKSANACVSEADIVCTCTTSLKPVFSGNALKEGTHINAIGSFTSFMQEIDTETVLKADKVITEHIEGLWDAAGDILIPFKEGKITKQKVSGTVGEVLTGKISGRECDREITLYESVGSGVLDIALAIAVYNSLFCRG, encoded by the coding sequence ATGAAAATTGTTTCCGAAGAACAGGTGAAAAAGGTAATGGATATGAAACTGGTGCTGATGGCTATAAAAGAAGCTTACGCAGATTGCGAAGCCGGAAGCGTTTATGCCGGAAATCGTATTTTCATGCCAGTCCGGGGCGAAAAAAATGTCGGCCAGTGGCTGGCGGCCAGCTACCCTGGTGAGGGGTATTTTGGTTCGAAATTTTCATCTGTTTTTCCAGAAAATGTTAAAATTGGGCTTCCGAGTACCATTTCTAAAATCAGCCTGTATTCCTCCGAAACGGGAGAACAGCAGGCGCTGATTGACGCGAATTACCTCACAGCAATAAAAACAGGGGGAAGCGCCGCCATTGCAACGGATTTGATGGCCAAAAAGGACGCCGCAAAGCTTGGCGTTATCGGGACAGGCCTGCAGGCCTTCTCACAGGTGCTTGCGATTCAGGAGGTGCGTGAGATCAGCGCTGTGTATGTCTATGATCTTGACGCTAGCCGCATGGGCCCGTTTATAAAAATGCTTGAGGAAATAAAAAACAGACCCTATCCAATTATTCCGTCAAAATCAGCGAATGCGTGTGTGTCAGAAGCGGATATTGTATGTACCTGTACCACATCCCTAAAACCCGTATTTTCAGGGAATGCACTTAAAGAAGGCACCCATATCAACGCCATTGGATCTTTTACTTCTTTTATGCAGGAGATTGATACCGAAACGGTCTTAAAGGCAGATAAGGTGATTACAGAGCATATTGAAGGTCTGTGGGACGCAGCGGGGGATATTTTGATTCCTTTTAAAGAAGGAAAAATCACAAAACAAAAGGTATCTGGCACAGTGGGCGAAGTCCTGACTGGTAAAATCTCCGGTAGAGAATGTGACCGGGAAATTACGCTTTATGAAAGTGTGGGGTCAGGTGTGCTCGATATCGCGCTGGCCATCGCTGTGTATAACAGTCTGTTTTGTAGAGGATAA
- a CDS encoding LysR family transcriptional regulator produces MDKYDIVLDVSKTGNFTKTANNLNYSQSAVSQAIKAFETEMGFPVFERTNSGVRLLPDAYDVIKSLETIHREREKLRRISDAMTKSEFGTVRIGVFFSFAITYLPDILREFADLHPNISFEIFTGNQDEISDKLSDGSIDVAFTSKYAVADFTYHEIITDEFMAVLPVSHPLSSAISISIHDYKNLTYILSGEKFNFEIGEIVHSLGISPEHTLEISDELVALKLIEAGFGVSIFSKFFLDSIPSHARVVIRPFKEHYYRSLVIAQNTNHFVSAAANTFITFMHNWLTLHIKKP; encoded by the coding sequence TTGGACAAATATGATATTGTACTGGATGTATCAAAAACAGGCAACTTCACAAAAACCGCCAACAATCTTAACTACAGCCAATCGGCTGTCAGCCAGGCGATAAAGGCTTTTGAAACCGAGATGGGCTTTCCGGTTTTTGAACGTACGAACTCAGGTGTCAGGCTGCTTCCTGACGCTTATGATGTTATTAAATCTCTGGAAACCATTCATCGAGAACGCGAGAAGCTGCGCCGCATTTCAGACGCCATGACAAAATCAGAATTTGGAACAGTAAGAATCGGCGTTTTCTTTAGTTTTGCCATTACTTACCTGCCGGATATTCTAAGGGAATTTGCCGATCTGCATCCGAACATCAGCTTTGAGATTTTTACGGGTAATCAGGATGAAATAAGCGATAAGCTCTCGGACGGCAGCATTGATGTTGCCTTTACCTCAAAATACGCTGTGGCTGATTTCACATATCATGAAATCATAACAGATGAATTTATGGCTGTTTTGCCGGTCAGTCATCCCCTTTCGTCGGCAATCTCAATCTCCATTCACGATTATAAGAACCTTACTTATATTCTTTCCGGCGAAAAATTTAATTTTGAAATCGGTGAGATTGTCCATTCTCTCGGCATCAGCCCTGAGCATACCCTTGAGATCTCTGACGAGCTGGTGGCGCTCAAGCTTATTGAAGCAGGCTTTGGCGTCAGTATCTTCTCCAAATTTTTTTTAGACAGCATCCCCAGTCATGCCCGGGTGGTCATCCGGCCTTTCAAGGAACATTACTACCGCTCACTGGTCATCGCTCAAAATACAAATCACTTTGTATCAGCCGCTGCGAATACCTTTATTACATTTATGCATAACTGGCTTACGCTGCATATTAAAAAGCCTTAA
- a CDS encoding YjdF family protein, giving the protein MVTISSCLTVFFEEPFWVGVYERQSGNRLEVCKITFGAEPKDYEIYDFLLRNDHRLRFSPSVAQTVETRKLNPKRMQRAIKRQLQSQGVGTKAQQALKAQHEQQKALHKSRNREEKERQRLERFEQKQLKKKEKHRGH; this is encoded by the coding sequence ATGGTCACTATTTCAAGCTGCTTAACGGTATTTTTTGAGGAACCTTTTTGGGTGGGGGTTTATGAGCGCCAGTCCGGAAACCGGCTGGAGGTCTGTAAGATCACCTTTGGCGCAGAGCCAAAGGACTATGAGATTTATGACTTTTTACTCAGGAACGACCACCGGCTCCGGTTCAGCCCTTCAGTGGCGCAAACGGTTGAAACCCGGAAGCTGAACCCTAAGCGAATGCAGCGGGCCATTAAAAGGCAGCTTCAGAGCCAGGGGGTGGGCACCAAGGCCCAGCAGGCCCTGAAAGCCCAGCATGAACAGCAAAAGGCACTGCACAAAAGCCGAAACCGCGAAGAAAAAGAACGTCAGAGGCTTGAGCGTTTTGAGCAAAAACAGCTGAAGAAAAAAGAAAAACACCGTGGACATTAG
- a CDS encoding radical SAM protein, with translation MNIVSKIKNKTFTTAAGAALDYLEKDPETNIPKMMELVDRFTPEGWYEGQRSAFRTAIDEKNNWYQLIMRFYELDPGVRKAFFNNFVINASLKGSALQDEAKERENCNVPWAILLDPTSACNLHCTGCWAAEYGHKQSLDFETIDRIVREGKALGTYMYIYTGGEPLVRKKDLIALCERHPDCEFLSFTNGTLIDEDFCQDMLRVRNFVPAISLEGFEKANDSRRGQGVYEKVRTAMKLLKEHHLPFGVSTCYTSANFEDISSEAFYDMIIEAGALFIWFFHYMPVGNDAVPELLPKPGQREEMYRRIRHFRETKPIFGMDFQNDGEFVGGCIAGGRNYLHINAAGDVEPCVFIHYSNANIHDTSLLDALKSPIFMAYHEEQPFNENMLRPCPMLENPQILRAMVKQTGAKSTDLQSPETADHLCDKCVPYADSWKETAQNLWEQSQRKKQESV, from the coding sequence ATGAACATTGTCAGTAAAATTAAGAACAAGACCTTTACCACAGCCGCCGGGGCGGCGCTTGATTATCTGGAAAAGGACCCGGAGACAAACATTCCAAAAATGATGGAGCTGGTGGACCGGTTTACGCCGGAAGGCTGGTATGAAGGCCAGCGTTCAGCCTTTCGGACCGCCATTGATGAAAAGAACAACTGGTATCAGCTGATTATGCGGTTTTACGAGCTGGACCCCGGTGTCAGAAAAGCCTTCTTCAACAATTTTGTTATAAACGCCAGCCTGAAAGGGAGCGCCCTGCAGGATGAGGCGAAGGAAAGGGAAAACTGCAATGTCCCCTGGGCCATTCTCCTTGACCCCACCTCCGCCTGCAATCTTCACTGCACAGGCTGCTGGGCTGCGGAGTACGGGCATAAACAGAGCCTGGACTTTGAAACCATCGACCGCATTGTCCGAGAGGGGAAGGCACTTGGAACCTACATGTATATTTATACCGGCGGTGAGCCCCTGGTACGTAAAAAAGACCTGATCGCCCTGTGCGAGCGCCATCCGGACTGTGAATTTTTATCCTTTACCAACGGTACGCTCATCGATGAGGATTTCTGTCAGGATATGCTGCGAGTCAGAAACTTTGTCCCGGCCATCAGCCTTGAGGGTTTTGAGAAGGCCAATGACAGCCGCAGGGGTCAAGGGGTTTATGAAAAAGTGAGGACAGCCATGAAGCTGTTAAAGGAGCATCATCTGCCCTTTGGTGTTTCCACCTGTTATACCAGCGCCAATTTTGAAGATATCAGCAGTGAGGCGTTTTACGATATGATCATTGAGGCTGGCGCGCTCTTTATCTGGTTTTTCCACTATATGCCCGTGGGCAACGACGCCGTACCGGAGCTGCTGCCAAAGCCCGGACAACGGGAGGAAATGTACCGCCGTATCCGCCATTTCAGAGAAACAAAGCCCATCTTCGGCATGGATTTTCAAAATGACGGCGAGTTTGTCGGTGGATGTATCGCAGGGGGAAGAAACTACCTGCACATCAACGCAGCGGGCGATGTGGAGCCCTGTGTGTTTATTCACTATTCCAATGCTAATATCCACGACACATCTCTGCTCGACGCGCTTAAGAGTCCTATTTTTATGGCCTATCATGAAGAGCAGCCCTTTAATGAAAACATGCTGAGGCCCTGTCCCATGCTCGAAAATCCTCAAATACTGCGCGCTATGGTCAAACAGACCGGCGCTAAATCAACAGATTTGCAGTCGCCTGAAACCGCAGACCATTTGTGCGATAAATGTGTCCCCTATGCCGATAGCTGGAAAGAAACTGCCCAGAATCTTTGGGAACAAAGCCAGAGAAAAAAACAAGAAAGCGTATAA
- the xylB gene encoding xylulokinase, giving the protein MEYLIGLDLGTGSVKTVLFDQNGKEIAQMAQEYPVYQPNNGWSEQDPEDWYTAAIATMRYVIDESGVPRDAIKGIGMSGQMMGAVMLDAAGKPLRRAILWNDARTTESCESVRRIVTDEKMMEINCNPVRPGLTAAKIQWVKENEPEIYKKTAHILLPKDYLRYRLTGEYATEVSDASAMQLLDVRNRCWSQYILDALEIKESVLGKVYESPDVTGTLTKEVAGLLGLSEKTVVVGGAGDNAAGAVGTGVVATGRAMTTIGTSGTVFAYADEPMMDKKARVYTFCMAVPDAWHFMGSVNSAGNSLKWYRNLFYSDDLEYDKINRDAMSSKPRANNLIYMPYLTGEQSPHFDLQCRAGFVGLSATHTKADITRAVMEGITYALRDVLTAIRESGIEPDIMRMCGGGSKSPFWRQLMADIYGMPVCLPDMNSENAAALGAAILAAVGTGMYPTVQDACDKIIAMRAENYAPNPALRDKYDTVYTAFDKLYPQLKDNFAEILNF; this is encoded by the coding sequence ATGGAATATTTAATTGGATTGGATTTGGGGACCGGCAGTGTCAAAACCGTATTGTTTGATCAGAACGGGAAGGAAATCGCGCAGATGGCGCAGGAATACCCGGTTTACCAGCCGAATAACGGCTGGTCTGAACAGGACCCGGAAGACTGGTACACAGCGGCTATCGCCACCATGCGTTATGTCATTGATGAATCCGGTGTTCCGAGAGACGCCATCAAGGGGATCGGGATGTCTGGCCAGATGATGGGCGCGGTTATGCTGGACGCGGCAGGAAAGCCGCTGCGCCGTGCGATCCTGTGGAACGACGCCCGTACCACAGAATCCTGCGAGTCTGTCCGCAGAATTGTTACCGATGAAAAGATGATGGAAATCAACTGCAACCCTGTTCGTCCAGGCCTTACAGCCGCCAAGATCCAATGGGTCAAGGAAAACGAGCCGGAAATTTACAAAAAAACCGCCCATATCCTTTTGCCAAAGGACTACCTGCGCTACCGCCTGACCGGTGAGTACGCCACCGAGGTTTCAGACGCTTCCGCCATGCAGCTGCTGGATGTGCGCAACCGCTGCTGGTCACAGTATATTCTGGATGCCCTCGAAATTAAGGAGTCTGTTCTGGGCAAGGTTTACGAATCACCGGATGTTACCGGCACCCTGACCAAAGAAGTCGCCGGCCTTCTGGGGCTTTCTGAAAAGACGGTTGTTGTCGGCGGCGCAGGGGATAACGCAGCCGGCGCTGTTGGGACAGGCGTTGTGGCCACTGGCCGCGCCATGACCACCATCGGGACCTCGGGAACGGTTTTTGCCTACGCCGATGAGCCCATGATGGATAAAAAAGCCCGTGTTTACACCTTCTGTATGGCAGTTCCGGACGCCTGGCATTTCATGGGCTCGGTCAACTCAGCTGGCAACTCCTTAAAATGGTACCGAAACCTGTTCTATTCTGACGATCTGGAATACGATAAGATCAACCGCGACGCCATGTCCTCTAAGCCACGGGCCAACAATCTCATCTATATGCCTTACCTCACAGGCGAGCAGTCACCGCATTTTGACCTGCAGTGCCGTGCCGGCTTTGTGGGCCTGTCAGCAACCCATACCAAAGCGGACATTACCCGCGCGGTCATGGAAGGCATCACCTATGCCCTGCGTGACGTCCTTACCGCCATCCGTGAATCCGGCATCGAGCCAGACATTATGCGTATGTGCGGCGGCGGCTCCAAGAGCCCATTCTGGCGTCAGCTCATGGCTGATATTTATGGCATGCCTGTCTGTCTGCCGGATATGAACTCCGAAAATGCGGCAGCTCTCGGCGCCGCCATTCTGGCCGCTGTGGGAACGGGTATGTACCCGACTGTCCAGGATGCCTGTGACAAAATCATCGCCATGCGCGCAGAAAACTACGCGCCAAACCCGGCTCTGCGTGATAAATACGACACCGTCTACACAGCCTTTGATAAGCTTTATCCGCAGCTGAAAGATAATTTCGCAGAGATTCTGAATTTCTAA
- a CDS encoding NAD(P)-binding domain-containing protein, whose amino-acid sequence MSIVTLIGSGQMASALTFPLYENGHEVRLVGSPLDNEIIDRLREDNYHFNLLRTLHDGIHYYKVDQVKEALEGADVVVCGVSSFGVDWFLDEIIPVIPEGVPMLSVTKGMLNFEDGRLQVYPEYWEEHLPEGSKLKIYAIGGPCTARDLADHDHSFVGFCGRDIETQEKLRDIFATSYYHISLTTDVVGLEAAVALKNGYALGTALAIGLKNICGDDGIAHVNSKAALFQQSVKEMDDLLEIVGGSHRMIMFAAGDLDVTVAGGRSRSVGQYLGEGLSMEEINEKLAGQTLEAVVIATRTAKAVKALAKAGKVDIAQFPLLMHVDKLLNEGEKVNIPWKEFETIEA is encoded by the coding sequence ATGAGCATTGTAACTTTGATTGGCTCTGGCCAGATGGCTTCAGCCCTAACCTTTCCCCTTTACGAAAACGGCCACGAGGTCCGTTTAGTCGGTTCTCCCCTCGATAACGAAATTATCGACCGTCTGAGAGAAGACAACTACCATTTTAATTTATTGCGCACTCTGCATGACGGTATTCATTATTATAAAGTAGACCAGGTCAAGGAAGCCTTAGAAGGCGCGGATGTTGTTGTCTGCGGCGTGTCCAGCTTTGGTGTGGACTGGTTCCTGGATGAAATTATTCCAGTGATTCCCGAAGGCGTGCCGATGCTCTCAGTCACCAAGGGGATGTTAAATTTTGAGGACGGCCGTCTTCAGGTTTATCCCGAATACTGGGAAGAACATCTGCCGGAAGGCTCCAAGCTTAAAATTTACGCCATCGGCGGCCCATGTACCGCCCGGGATCTGGCCGACCACGACCATTCCTTTGTAGGCTTCTGCGGACGCGACATCGAAACCCAGGAAAAGCTGCGGGATATTTTTGCAACCAGCTACTATCATATCAGCCTTACTACCGATGTGGTGGGTCTGGAAGCAGCCGTCGCCCTGAAAAACGGCTATGCACTCGGCACAGCGCTGGCCATCGGTCTTAAAAACATCTGCGGGGATGACGGCATTGCCCATGTCAACTCCAAGGCCGCCCTGTTCCAGCAGAGTGTAAAGGAAATGGATGATTTGTTGGAAATCGTCGGCGGCAGCCACCGCATGATCATGTTTGCGGCCGGAGACCTGGACGTTACCGTAGCCGGCGGCAGAAGCCGCAGTGTAGGCCAGTATCTGGGTGAAGGCCTGTCCATGGAAGAAATCAATGAAAAGCTGGCAGGTCAGACCCTGGAAGCCGTTGTCATTGCCACACGTACGGCCAAGGCAGTCAAGGCCCTGGCAAAAGCCGGTAAGGTTGATATCGCTCAGTTCCCACTGCTGATGCATGTAGACAAGCTGCTCAATGAAGGGGAAAAAGTCAATATTCCCTGGAAAGAATTTGAGACAATCGAAGCATAG
- a CDS encoding sugar-binding transcriptional regulator produces MDLKKINQILRISKMYYEMDMGQIEIAEKEGISKSSVSRLLKSGKEMGLIEVRIKEPVLSFGELETQLMAHFPLKRAVIVPDLVGDKRILVHDVCLALAQELPRYVDDDSILGIAWGSTLEVLSNLLQPIKRRGVSVIQLNGGYSRAVYESSALNILKNFVTCVDGAGYQIPAPAVVDAPFIADAIKQDSQVAQILSMAERCQTAVFSVGNLARPSIIYEMGLLSDAQYWEMESKGCIGDMCSHFINAKGEIFDEALDRRVIAASLPVIKAIRNKLLVASGIEKADIICATLKGGLADVLYIDAPTAAEVLKRSYETTEID; encoded by the coding sequence ATGGATCTCAAAAAAATAAATCAGATTCTTCGTATATCAAAAATGTATTACGAAATGGATATGGGGCAAATTGAAATCGCTGAAAAGGAGGGCATCAGCAAATCCAGTGTCAGCCGGCTGTTAAAAAGCGGCAAAGAAATGGGTCTGATTGAGGTGCGCATCAAAGAGCCGGTGCTTTCCTTCGGCGAGCTGGAAACACAGCTCATGGCCCATTTTCCGCTGAAAAGGGCGGTCATTGTACCCGATTTGGTGGGCGACAAACGGATTCTGGTTCACGACGTCTGTCTGGCGCTGGCCCAGGAGCTCCCGCGCTATGTAGACGACGACTCCATCCTGGGCATTGCCTGGGGCAGCACCCTGGAGGTTTTGTCAAACCTGCTGCAGCCCATCAAACGGCGGGGGGTGTCCGTAATCCAGCTCAACGGCGGCTACTCCCGCGCGGTCTATGAATCCAGTGCCCTGAATATCCTCAAGAATTTTGTGACCTGTGTGGACGGCGCGGGCTACCAGATTCCGGCGCCCGCCGTGGTGGACGCACCCTTTATCGCCGACGCCATCAAGCAGGATTCTCAGGTAGCCCAGATCCTCTCCATGGCGGAGCGGTGCCAGACCGCGGTCTTTTCCGTGGGCAATCTGGCGCGGCCGTCCATCATCTATGAGATGGGCCTGCTGTCCGACGCCCAGTACTGGGAAATGGAATCCAAGGGCTGTATTGGCGACATGTGCTCTCATTTTATAAACGCGAAGGGTGAAATCTTCGACGAAGCCTTAGACCGCCGGGTTATCGCCGCCTCGCTGCCAGTGATCAAGGCGATCCGGAACAAGCTGCTGGTGGCCAGCGGCATCGAAAAAGCCGACATTATCTGCGCCACCCTGAAGGGCGGCCTGGCCGACGTGCTGTATATCGACGCCCCCACCGCGGCCGAGGTTTTGAAAAGAAGCTATGAGACGACTGAAATTGACTGA
- a CDS encoding GNAT family N-acetyltransferase: MNFILRPWRENDIDSVAKYANNKKIADNLRNAFPWPYTYEDARCYVMSCIEAGEARQCTRAIDVGGEAVGSIGIFLEEDVYCKNAEIGYWLAEPFWGRGIMSAAIRQLTKDAFEHYDLARVHAEPFAHNLGSRRALEKAGYTLEGTLKNRVFKNAEIFDSCLYAFTH, encoded by the coding sequence ATGAATTTTATTTTACGCCCCTGGCGGGAAAATGACATTGACAGTGTGGCAAAATACGCCAACAATAAAAAAATCGCGGATAATCTGCGCAATGCCTTCCCCTGGCCCTACACCTACGAGGATGCCCGCTGCTATGTGATGAGCTGCATCGAGGCTGGTGAAGCGCGCCAGTGTACCCGGGCCATCGACGTAGGCGGCGAGGCCGTGGGCAGCATCGGCATTTTTCTGGAAGAGGATGTCTACTGTAAAAACGCCGAAATCGGCTACTGGCTGGCAGAACCTTTCTGGGGCCGCGGCATCATGTCTGCCGCCATCCGCCAGCTCACAAAGGATGCCTTTGAGCACTATGACCTGGCCCGCGTTCACGCCGAGCCCTTTGCCCACAACCTGGGGTCCCGCCGGGCACTGGAAAAAGCTGGCTACACCCTTGAGGGAACCCTTAAAAACCGCGTCTTTAAAAATGCTGAAATTTTTGACAGCTGCCTCTACGCTTTCACACACTGA